Within the Bradyrhizobium ottawaense genome, the region AGACCTGTGAAGCGAGGGGTGCTGGCGCAAAAACCCGCAGCCTAGGCTTAGCCTTGTCGGCTTAACCTTGGCGGGCCTTGAAGCGGCGCTGCACCTTGTTGATCACGTAAACCCGGCCCTTGCGGCGGACCAGACGGTTGTTGCGATGGCGACCGCGCAGCGATTTCAACGAGTTACGGACCTTCATGGGACAATCCTGATGCTTCGAAAGGCCGTGTTGAAGGCCGAACCTGAATACCTGCCCGATAGTGGCAAAATGGGATTAACCCCGCCAGCGGCGATCCGCCCGGGATGCGCGGTTTCTAAGCCATCGCGGGGCCGGATGTCAATCAACCCTGCAATGGCGCCTCAATCCGTTCTCCGGTTCCGCTATGGAACTGATTCTCCAGCGATTTTTGTCAAAGGCGAGCGTCAATTAGTCTCAGATTTTTGGACCCCGAAGCAGGTTCGAACCGTATAAGAGGCATCAGGGCCCGCAACGCGTTGGCCAGACCTCCTGCGAAATGGACCCATCCCGGAATGACGACCGCTCCCCGGCCGATCGCAAAAGCTGCGGTACTTGATCCCACCGACCTGGCCCCTTCCCTGGCGAACTCCCGGATACCGCTGCCGGCGGGCGTGCGGCCGTTTCAGCTCAACTGGCCCTACATCATCGTGATCGGGGCCTATCATGTGCTGGCGTTGCTCGCGTTCCTGCCCGGCTATTTCAGCTGGAGCGGACTGATCCTGGCCATCGCCGGCACCCATTTGTGCGGGCTGTTCGGCATCAACCTTTGCTACCACCGGCTTCTGACCCATCGCGGCCTGAAATGTCCGAAATGGCTGGAGCACGGGATGGTCGTGATCGCGATGTCGTGCCTGCAGGAAACGCCGGCGCGTTGGGTGGCAATCCACCGCCGTCACCATCAATTCGCCGACGAACAGCCGGATCCGCATACGCCGCTGGCGAGTTTTTTCTGGAGCCACATCGGCTGGATCCTGGTTCACCAGCCCGAACTGTCGCGGCTCGGGATCTACGAACGCTATGCCAAGGACATCCTGCGCGATCGCTTCTATGTCGCGCTCGAGCGCCACAACTGGCTGGTGTGGATCAATCTGCTGCAAATGCCGTTGTTCTTCGCCTTGGGCTTCGCCACGGCATGGCTATCAGGGGAAACGCCGGCCGCGGCTACACAGACCGGACTGAGCATCCTGATGTTCGGCGTGTTCGTGCGCACGGTGCTGGTTTGGCATATTACCTGGGCGGTCAATTCGGTGACCCATGTGTGGGGCTATCGCAATTACGAGACCGACGAGGACAGCCGCAACAACATCGTTGTCGGCCTGATCTCCAACGGCGAAGGCTGGCATAACAACCATCACGCCGACCCGCGCTCGGCGCGCCATGGTCATCGCTGGTGGGAAATCGACAACACCTGGCTCACCATCCGCTTTCTGGCGCGTAT harbors:
- a CDS encoding acyl-CoA desaturase, whose product is MTTAPRPIAKAAVLDPTDLAPSLANSRIPLPAGVRPFQLNWPYIIVIGAYHVLALLAFLPGYFSWSGLILAIAGTHLCGLFGINLCYHRLLTHRGLKCPKWLEHGMVVIAMSCLQETPARWVAIHRRHHQFADEQPDPHTPLASFFWSHIGWILVHQPELSRLGIYERYAKDILRDRFYVALERHNWLVWINLLQMPLFFALGFATAWLSGETPAAATQTGLSILMFGVFVRTVLVWHITWAVNSVTHVWGYRNYETDEDSRNNIVVGLISNGEGWHNNHHADPRSARHGHRWWEIDNTWLTIRFLARIGLATDVVAPNAHLAGRPRGSRLTTRGTTGVPAE
- the ykgO gene encoding type B 50S ribosomal protein L36, whose amino-acid sequence is MKVRNSLKSLRGRHRNNRLVRRKGRVYVINKVQRRFKARQG